One Procambarus clarkii isolate CNS0578487 chromosome 15, FALCON_Pclarkii_2.0, whole genome shotgun sequence DNA segment encodes these proteins:
- the LOC138364852 gene encoding uncharacterized protein, whose protein sequence is MTATVTASTFQQENPTFQRENPTFQRENPTFQQQNPAFQRENPTFQQQNPTFQQQNPTFQQQNPTFQRENPTFQQQNPTFQQQNPTFQQQNSTFQRENPTFQQQNPTFQRENPTFQRENPTFQQQESNFPATEFNFPATEFNFPATESTTKKMTKDAKS, encoded by the coding sequence ATGACAGCCACAGTCACAGCCTCAACTTTCCAGCAAGAGAATCCAACTTTCCAGCGAGAGAATCCAACTTTCCAGCGAGAGAATCCAACTTTCCAGCAACAGAATCCAGCTTTCCAGCGAGAGAATCCAACTTTCCAGCAACAGAATCCAACTTTCCAGCAACAGAATCCAACTTTCCAGCAACAGAATCCAACTTTCCAGCGAGAGAATCCAACTTTCCAGCAACAGAATCCAACTTTCCAGCAACAGAATCCAACTTTCCAGCAACAGAATTCAACTTTCCAGCGAGAGAACCCAACTTTCCAGCAACAGAATCCAACTTTCCAGCGAGAGAATCCAACTTTCCAGCGAGAAAATCCAACTTTCCAGCAACAGGAATCCAACTTTCCAGCAACAGAATTCAACTTTCCAGCAACAGAATTCAACTTTCCAGCAACAGAATCCACAACAAAAAAAATGACAAAGGATGCAAAAAGTTAA